The Lipingzhangella halophila genomic interval CGGCCGCTGAGTAGTAGGTGCTGACCAGGTAGGAGATAACCGCCTTCTCGTTGATGCCCATGAACCGCACCGACAGCCCCGGCTGGTACTCGTCCGGCAACCCCGTCTGGTGCAGGCCGACGACGCCCTCGTCCTTCTCGCCGGTGCGCATGGCGATGATGGAGCTGGTGCGGGTCTCGCTGATCGGGATCTTGGTGCACGGCAGCATGGGCACCCCGCGCCAGGCGACCACGCTGTGCCCGTTCATGTCGGCGCTCTGCGGGTAGATGCCCCGGGCGTTGCATTCCCGGCTGAACGCGGCGATCGCCTCGGGGTGCGCCAGGAAGTACTGCGACTTCCGGCGCCGGCTGAGCAGCTCGTCGAGGTCGTCGGGGGTGGGCGGGCCGGTGCGGGTGGGGATCCGCTGCTTGAGGTCAGCGTTGTGGAGCAGGCCGAACTGCCGGTTGTTCAGCATCTCGTGTTCCTGGCGCTCGCGCAGCGCCTCAATGGTCAACCGCAACTGCTGCTCGACCTGGTCCATGGGCTCGTTGTAGAGATCGGCCACCCGGCTGTGCACCCGCAGCACCGTCTGCGCCACACTCAACTCGTACTCGCGGGGAGACAACTCGTAGTCGACAAAAGTCCCCGAGATGCCCGACTCACCCTCGTGACCGGAGGCGACCTCGATCTCGGCCTCGCCGTACTTGTTCTGCCGACGGGGCGGGCTCGCCCGGTACGCCTGGACGTGCGCCCGCAACGCGTCCGAGCGCTCCACCAGCGTGTCGAACGTCTGCCGGGAGATCGCCAGCGCGGTGGTCCGGGTCACCGCCCGGACCGAGTACGCCCACCGCGCGTCGGAGTCCACCAGTGCGTGCGCGCCGAAGTGGTCCCCATCGATCAGCGTCTCCAGCACGACACCGTCGCCGTACTCCCCCGCACCGATCCGGTTCACCTTGCCGTGCGCGAGCAGGAACACCCGGTCGACCGGCTGGCCCGCGGTCGCGATCAGCTCGCCGGGCTGGTACTCGACCTGCTCGAAGCGGTCGGCCAGCTCGCCCAGCACGGCCTCGTCGCCGAAGCCGCGCAACAGCGGAAGTTCGCCGAGCTCCCGCGGGATGACCTGGACCTGGTCTCCGCTGGTGAGGAACGTGACGCGGCCGTCGCCGACGGTGTACGTCACCCGGCGGTTCACCCGGTAGGTCCCGGCGGTCGCCTCCACCCACGGCAGTACCCGCAGCAGCCACCGCGAGGTGATCCCCTGCATCTGCGGGACCGACTTCGTCGTGGTCGCCAGGTTGCGCGCGGCCCTGGTCCCCAGACTCTGCGGCGCCTGGGTATCGTCCGTGCTCGCATCGACCGTCACGATGCACACCACCAATCCATCTGCGTGTCACTGACTCGGGGCCGGCCCCGAGCGGGGCCGGCGGGTGGGAGTCCGCACCCTGGATGCGGGCCGCGCTCCGATCGGAGCGCCCGAGGCGCCCAGCCCGGTGGGCCCGCTGAGTATCTTCGCCACCACCA includes:
- a CDS encoding family 2B encapsulin nanocompartment shell protein, with amino-acid sequence MTVDASTDDTQAPQSLGTRAARNLATTTKSVPQMQGITSRWLLRVLPWVEATAGTYRVNRRVTYTVGDGRVTFLTSGDQVQVIPRELGELPLLRGFGDEAVLGELADRFEQVEYQPGELIATAGQPVDRVFLLAHGKVNRIGAGEYGDGVVLETLIDGDHFGAHALVDSDARWAYSVRAVTRTTALAISRQTFDTLVERSDALRAHVQAYRASPPRRQNKYGEAEIEVASGHEGESGISGTFVDYELSPREYELSVAQTVLRVHSRVADLYNEPMDQVEQQLRLTIEALRERQEHEMLNNRQFGLLHNADLKQRIPTRTGPPTPDDLDELLSRRRKSQYFLAHPEAIAAFSRECNARGIYPQSADMNGHSVVAWRGVPMLPCTKIPISETRTSSIIAMRTGEKDEGVVGLHQTGLPDEYQPGLSVRFMGINEKAVISYLVSTYYSAAVLVPDALGVLENVEIGR